The Geobacillus stearothermophilus ATCC 12980 genome contains a region encoding:
- a CDS encoding IS110-like element ISGka2 family transposase: protein MDVIYPRCAGLDVHAETIVACALWEEDGHIQKDIQTFSTFSKGLGDLLEWLEEHGVTHVAMESTGVYWKPVFAFLEGYVDLTLANPQRIKNVPGRKTDVSDAEWIAKLLRHGLVEKSFVPPADIRELRDFTRLRKKWVGQLTSEKNRIQKVLESSNVKLGSVLSDLFGVSGKDILARLLEKGYVDKDELDECLRGRLKKKKQAVYDSLLGTLTEHELRLLRLLWKHVEELERLIEEVDQHIDRLLEPYREEVNLLMTMPGVKKQTAAVIIAEMGTDMSVFETPERAASWTGLSPGNHESAGKRKSTRTTKGNPHLRSALCEAAWSAARSKTHPLSRKFWSLAARCGKKKALIAIARRMLVIIFCMISRKEPFRQPQLI from the coding sequence ATGGATGTCATCTATCCTCGCTGCGCAGGATTGGATGTTCATGCCGAAACCATCGTCGCCTGCGCGCTATGGGAAGAAGATGGACACATTCAAAAGGACATTCAAACCTTCTCCACGTTCTCGAAGGGACTTGGCGACCTGCTTGAGTGGCTCGAAGAACATGGCGTCACCCATGTCGCCATGGAATCCACCGGCGTGTATTGGAAACCGGTCTTCGCCTTCCTCGAGGGCTATGTCGACTTGACACTGGCCAATCCGCAGCGGATCAAAAATGTCCCGGGAAGAAAAACCGATGTCTCTGACGCCGAGTGGATCGCCAAGCTGCTCCGCCATGGACTCGTTGAAAAAAGTTTCGTCCCCCCAGCGGATATTCGCGAATTGCGGGATTTTACCCGCCTCCGCAAAAAGTGGGTCGGACAGCTGACTTCGGAGAAAAACCGGATTCAAAAAGTGCTCGAGTCTTCCAATGTCAAACTCGGCTCGGTCCTCTCCGATCTCTTCGGCGTTTCCGGAAAAGACATCCTCGCCCGGCTGCTGGAGAAGGGATACGTGGACAAGGACGAGTTGGATGAATGCCTGCGCGGAAGGCTCAAAAAGAAAAAGCAAGCGGTGTACGATTCGCTGCTCGGCACCTTGACCGAACACGAGCTCCGTCTCCTTCGCCTCTTGTGGAAACACGTTGAGGAATTGGAGCGGCTCATCGAAGAAGTCGACCAACACATCGACCGCCTGCTCGAGCCGTATCGCGAGGAAGTGAACCTGCTGATGACCATGCCCGGAGTGAAAAAACAAACCGCCGCCGTCATCATCGCCGAGATGGGAACCGACATGAGCGTCTTTGAAACGCCGGAACGGGCGGCTTCATGGACTGGATTGTCCCCCGGCAACCATGAAAGCGCCGGAAAGCGAAAGAGCACGCGCACGACAAAAGGCAATCCCCATCTCCGATCGGCGTTATGCGAGGCGGCATGGTCAGCAGCTCGATCCAAGACGCATCCCTTGTCCCGAAAGTTTTGGTCGTTGGCGGCCCGGTGCGGGAAGAAAAAAGCCCTCATCGCCATTGCTCGGCGGATGTTGGTGATCATCTTTTGCATGATCTCCCGCAAAGAGCCGTTCCGCCAACCACAACTTATTTAG
- a CDS encoding carboxylesterase/lipase family protein: protein MERTVVETRYGRLRGEMNEGVFVWKGIPYAKAPVGERRFLPPEPPDAWDGVREATSFGPVVMQPSDPIFSGLLGRMSEAPSEDGLYLNIWSPAADGKKRPVLFWIHGGAFLFGSGSSPWYDGTAFAKHGDVVVVTINYRMNVFGFLHLGDSFGEAYAQAGNLGILDQVAALRWVKENIAAFGGDPDNITIFGESAGAASVGVLLSLPEASGLFRRAMLQSGSGSLLLRSPETAMAMTERILDKAGIRPGDRERLLSIPAEELLRAALSLGPGVMYGPVVDGRVLRRHPIEALRYGAASGIPILIGVTKDEYNLFTLTDPSWTKLGEKELLDRINREVGPVPEEAIRYYKETAEPSAPTWQTWLRIMTYRVFVEGMLRTADAQAAQGADVYMYRFDYETPVFGGQLKACHALELPFVFHNLHQPGVANFVGNRPEREAIANEMHYAWLSFARTGDPNGAHLPEAWPAYTNERKAAFVFSAASHVEDDPFGRERAAWQGR, encoded by the coding sequence ATGGAGCGAACCGTTGTTGAAACAAGGTACGGACGGTTGCGCGGGGAAATGAATGAAGGCGTTTTTGTTTGGAAAGGAATTCCGTACGCGAAAGCGCCGGTCGGTGAGCGCCGGTTTTTGCCGCCGGAGCCGCCCGATGCGTGGGATGGGGTGCGGGAGGCGACATCGTTCGGTCCTGTCGTGATGCAGCCGTCGGATCCGATTTTCAGCGGATTGCTCGGGCGGATGAGCGAGGCGCCGAGCGAAGACGGGCTGTACTTGAACATTTGGTCGCCGGCGGCGGATGGGAAGAAGCGCCCGGTGTTGTTTTGGATTCACGGCGGCGCCTTTTTGTTCGGTTCGGGTTCTTCGCCGTGGTATGACGGGACGGCGTTCGCGAAACACGGCGATGTCGTTGTCGTGACGATCAACTACCGAATGAACGTGTTTGGCTTTTTGCATCTCGGTGATTCGTTCGGCGAAGCGTACGCGCAAGCCGGGAATCTCGGCATTTTGGACCAAGTGGCGGCGCTGCGCTGGGTGAAGGAGAACATTGCGGCGTTTGGTGGTGATCCGGACAACATCACGATTTTCGGTGAATCGGCCGGAGCGGCGAGCGTCGGCGTGCTGTTGTCGCTTCCGGAGGCCAGCGGGCTGTTTCGGCGCGCCATGTTGCAAAGCGGTTCGGGATCGCTTCTTCTCCGTTCGCCGGAGACCGCGATGGCGATGACCGAACGCATTCTTGATAAGGCTGGCATCCGTCCGGGCGACCGCGAACGGCTGTTGTCGATTCCTGCCGAGGAGCTGCTGCGGGCGGCGCTGTCGCTCGGTCCAGGGGTCATGTACGGTCCGGTGGTGGATGGCCGCGTATTGCGCCGCCATCCGATCGAAGCGCTCCGCTACGGGGCGGCCAGCGGCATTCCGATTCTCATCGGCGTGACGAAAGACGAGTACAACTTGTTTACCTTGACGGATCCGTCATGGACAAAGCTTGGCGAAAAGGAACTTCTTGACCGAATCAACCGGGAAGTCGGGCCGGTGCCAGAAGAGGCCATCCGCTATTACAAAGAAACGGCGGAGCCGTCGGCGCCTACTTGGCAAACGTGGCTTCGCATCATGACGTACCGCGTATTTGTCGAGGGGATGCTGCGGACGGCGGACGCCCAAGCGGCGCAAGGGGCGGATGTGTACATGTACCGCTTTGACTATGAGACGCCGGTGTTCGGCGGCCAGCTGAAAGCATGCCACGCGCTCGAGCTGCCGTTTGTGTTTCACAATCTCCATCAGCCGGGCGTCGCGAATTTCGTCGGCAACCGGCCGGAGCGCGAGGCGATCGCCAATGAAATGCATTACGCTTGGCTCTCGTTTGCCCGCACCGGAGACCCGAACGGTGCTCACTTGCCGGAAGCGTGGCCGGCGTATACGAACGAGCGCAAGGCGGCCTTTGTCTTTTCGGCCGCCAGCCATGTCGAGGACGACCCGTTCGGCCGCGAGCGGGCGGCATGGCAAGGACGCTAG
- a CDS encoding RHS domain-containing protein, whose amino-acid sequence MTKGGATYYYHLNGHGDVVALTDASGNVVVQYEYDAWGNIVNRRAGIGGSPGNPYTLGA is encoded by the coding sequence ATGACGAAAGGCGGAGCCACTTACTACTATCATTTGAACGGTCATGGAGATGTCGTGGCATTGACGGACGCAAGCGGAAATGTCGTTGTCCAATACGAGTATGACGCATGGGGCAACATTGTGAACCGGCGCGCTGGCATTGGCGGCAGTCCGGGAAATCCGTATACATTGGGGGCTTGA
- the eno gene encoding phosphopyruvate hydratase, whose amino-acid sequence MSAIIDVYAREVLDSRGNPTVEVEVYTEEGGFGRALVPSGASTGEYEAVELRDGDKNRYLGKGVLKAVENVNEIIAPEIIGLEVTDQVAIDRALIELDGTENKSKLGANAILGVSLAVARAAADELGLPLYHYLGGFNAKTLPVPMMNILNGGAHADNNVDIQEFMIMPVGAESFREALRMGAEIFHSLKAVLKSKGYNTAVGDEGGFAPNLKSNEEALQTIIEAIEKAGYKPGEQVMLAMDVASSELYNKEDGKYHLEGEGVVKTSEEMVAWYEELVSKYPIISIEDGLDENDWEGHKLLTERLGKKVQLVGDDLFVTNTKKLAEGIEKGVGNSILIKVNQIGTLTETFDAIEMAKRAGYTAVVSHRSGETEDSTIADIAVATNAGQIKTGAPSRTDRVAKYNQLLRIEDELGHTAIYQGIRSFYNLKK is encoded by the coding sequence ATGTCTGCCATTATCGATGTCTACGCTCGCGAAGTGCTCGATTCGCGCGGCAACCCAACCGTAGAAGTGGAAGTGTATACAGAAGAAGGCGGTTTCGGCCGCGCCCTGGTGCCAAGCGGCGCCTCGACTGGGGAATATGAAGCAGTCGAACTGCGCGACGGCGACAAAAACCGCTACCTCGGCAAAGGGGTGTTAAAAGCGGTCGAAAACGTCAACGAAATCATCGCGCCGGAAATCATCGGCCTTGAAGTGACCGACCAAGTGGCGATCGACCGCGCGTTGATTGAGCTTGACGGCACGGAAAACAAAAGCAAACTTGGCGCCAACGCCATTTTGGGCGTTTCGCTTGCCGTGGCCCGCGCGGCGGCGGACGAGCTTGGTTTGCCGCTGTACCACTACTTAGGCGGCTTTAACGCCAAAACGCTGCCGGTGCCGATGATGAACATTTTAAACGGCGGCGCGCATGCGGACAACAACGTCGACATTCAAGAATTTATGATCATGCCAGTCGGGGCGGAAAGCTTCCGCGAAGCGCTGCGCATGGGGGCGGAAATTTTCCACAGCTTAAAAGCGGTGCTGAAATCGAAAGGCTACAACACCGCGGTCGGCGATGAAGGCGGCTTCGCCCCGAACTTGAAATCGAACGAAGAAGCGCTGCAAACGATCATCGAAGCGATCGAAAAAGCCGGCTACAAACCGGGCGAACAAGTGATGCTCGCCATGGACGTTGCTTCATCCGAGCTGTACAACAAAGAAGACGGCAAATATCATCTTGAAGGCGAAGGCGTTGTGAAAACGTCGGAAGAAATGGTCGCTTGGTATGAAGAGCTTGTATCGAAATATCCGATCATCTCGATCGAAGACGGGCTCGATGAAAACGACTGGGAAGGCCATAAACTGCTGACCGAGCGACTCGGCAAAAAAGTGCAGCTTGTCGGTGACGACTTGTTCGTCACGAACACGAAAAAACTGGCCGAAGGCATTGAAAAAGGCGTCGGCAACTCGATTTTGATCAAAGTGAACCAAATCGGCACGCTCACCGAAACGTTTGACGCCATCGAAATGGCGAAACGCGCCGGCTACACGGCTGTCGTCTCGCACCGCTCCGGCGAAACGGAAGACAGCACGATCGCCGACATCGCCGTCGCCACCAACGCCGGCCAAATCAAAACAGGCGCGCCGTCGCGCACCGACCGCGTCGCGAAATACAACCAGCTGCTCCGCATTGAGGATGAACTCGGCCATACGGCTATTTACCAAGGCATTCGTTCGTTTTACAATTTGAAAAAATAA
- the gpmI gene encoding 2,3-bisphosphoglycerate-independent phosphoglycerate mutase: MSKKPVALIILDGFALRDETYGNAVAQANKPNFDRYWNEYPHTTLKACGEAVGLPEGQMGNSEVGHLNIGAGRIVYQSLTRINIAIREGEFDRNETFLAAMNHVKQHGTSLHLFGLLSDGGVHSHIHHLYALLRLAAKEGVKRVYIHGFLDGRDVGPQTAPQYIKELQEKIKEYGVGEIATLSGRYYSMDRDKRWDRVEKAYRAMVYGEGPTYRDPLECIEDSYKHGIYDEFVLPSVIVREDGRPVATIQDNDAIIFYNFRPDRAIQISNTFTNEDFREFDRGPKHPKHLFFVCLTHFSETVKGYVAFKPTNLDNTIGEVLSQHGLRQLRIAETEKYPHVTFFMSGGREEKFPGEDRILINSPKVPTYDLKPEMSAYEVTDALLKEIEADKYDAIILNYANPDMVGHSGKLEPTIKAVEAVDECLGKVVDAILAKGGIAIITADHGNADEVLTPDGKPQTAHTTNPVPVIVTKKGIKLRDGGILGDLAPTMLDLLGLPQPKEMTGKSLIVK, from the coding sequence ATGAGTAAAAAACCGGTTGCGCTCATCATTTTAGACGGATTTGCGCTGCGCGACGAAACGTACGGCAATGCGGTCGCTCAGGCGAACAAACCGAACTTTGACCGCTATTGGAACGAATACCCGCACACAACGCTCAAGGCGTGCGGCGAGGCGGTCGGGCTTCCGGAAGGGCAGATGGGCAACTCGGAAGTCGGCCATCTCAACATCGGCGCCGGGCGCATTGTGTACCAAAGCTTAACGCGAATCAACATTGCCATTCGCGAAGGCGAGTTTGACCGAAATGAAACGTTTTTGGCGGCGATGAACCATGTGAAACAACACGGGACAAGTTTGCATTTGTTCGGCTTGCTTTCCGACGGCGGGGTGCACAGCCATATTCACCATTTGTACGCCCTCTTGCGCTTGGCGGCGAAAGAAGGCGTGAAGCGCGTGTACATCCACGGCTTTTTGGACGGCCGCGACGTCGGCCCACAAACAGCGCCGCAATACATTAAAGAACTGCAGGAAAAAATCAAGGAATATGGCGTCGGCGAAATCGCGACGTTATCGGGCCGCTACTACTCGATGGACCGCGACAAGCGGTGGGACCGCGTCGAAAAGGCGTATCGGGCGATGGTGTACGGGGAAGGGCCGACGTACCGCGATCCGCTCGAGTGCATCGAGGACTCGTACAAACACGGCATTTACGACGAATTCGTCCTGCCGTCGGTCATCGTCCGCGAAGACGGCCGGCCGGTGGCGACGATTCAAGACAATGACGCGATTATCTTCTATAATTTCCGCCCTGACCGGGCGATCCAAATTTCAAACACGTTTACGAACGAAGATTTCCGCGAGTTTGACCGCGGCCCGAAACATCCGAAGCATTTGTTCTTTGTCTGCTTGACCCATTTCAGCGAAACGGTGAAAGGGTACGTGGCGTTCAAGCCGACGAACTTGGACAACACGATCGGGGAAGTGCTGTCGCAGCACGGACTGCGCCAGCTGCGCATCGCCGAGACCGAAAAATATCCGCACGTGACGTTTTTTATGAGCGGCGGCCGCGAAGAGAAATTTCCAGGCGAAGACCGGATTTTGATCAACTCGCCGAAAGTGCCGACGTATGACTTGAAGCCGGAAATGAGCGCCTATGAAGTGACCGATGCGCTGCTCAAGGAAATTGAAGCCGATAAGTACGATGCGATCATTTTGAACTACGCCAACCCGGATATGGTCGGCCATTCGGGCAAGCTCGAACCGACGATCAAGGCGGTGGAGGCAGTGGACGAATGCCTCGGCAAAGTCGTCGATGCCATTTTGGCCAAAGGCGGCATCGCCATCATCACCGCCGACCACGGCAACGCCGATGAAGTATTGACGCCGGACGGCAAGCCGCAAACGGCTCATACGACGAATCCGGTGCCGGTCATCGTGACGAAAAAAGGCATCAAGCTTAGAGACGGCGGCATCTTAGGCGATTTGGCGCCGACGATGCTCGATTTGCTCGGCTTGCCGCAGCCGAAAGAAATGACGGGGAAATCGTTGATTGTCAAATAA
- the tpiA gene encoding triose-phosphate isomerase, translating to MRKPIIAGNWKMHKTLAEAVQFVEDVKGHVPPADEVDSVVCAPFLFLDRLVQAADGTDLKIGAQTMHFADQGAYTGEVSPVMLKDLGVTYVILGHSERRQMFAETDETVNKKVLAAFTRGLIPIICCGESLEEREAGQTNAVVASQVEKALAGLTPEQVKQAVIAYEPIWAIGTGKSSTPEDANSVCGHIRSVVSRLFGPEAAEAIRIQYGGSVKPDNIRDFLAQQQIDGALVGGASLEPASFLQLVEAGRHE from the coding sequence ATGAGAAAACCGATCATTGCAGGCAACTGGAAAATGCATAAAACATTAGCGGAAGCGGTTCAATTTGTCGAGGACGTAAAAGGGCACGTGCCGCCGGCCGACGAAGTCGATTCCGTCGTTTGCGCGCCGTTTCTCTTTTTGGATCGGTTGGTGCAAGCGGCAGACGGCACGGATTTAAAAATCGGGGCGCAAACGATGCACTTTGCCGATCAAGGGGCGTACACAGGCGAAGTGAGCCCGGTCATGCTGAAAGACCTCGGCGTCACGTACGTCATCCTCGGCCATTCGGAGCGCCGGCAAATGTTCGCCGAAACAGATGAGACCGTGAACAAAAAAGTGTTGGCCGCCTTCACCCGCGGGCTTATACCGATTATTTGCTGCGGTGAATCGCTTGAGGAGCGGGAAGCGGGGCAGACGAACGCGGTTGTCGCCTCGCAAGTGGAAAAAGCGCTCGCCGGCTTGACGCCGGAACAAGTGAAGCAAGCGGTCATCGCTTACGAGCCGATTTGGGCGATCGGGACGGGCAAATCATCAACACCGGAAGACGCCAACAGCGTCTGCGGCCATATCCGTTCGGTTGTTTCGCGCCTGTTTGGCCCGGAGGCGGCGGAAGCGATCCGCATTCAATACGGCGGCAGCGTCAAACCAGACAACATCCGCGACTTCTTGGCGCAACAACAGATCGACGGCGCCTTAGTCGGCGGGGCGAGCCTCGAGCCGGCTTCATTCTTGCAATTGGTGGAGGCGGGGCGTCATGAGTAA
- a CDS encoding phosphoglycerate kinase produces MNKKTIRDVDVRGKRVFCRVDFNVPMEQGAITDDTRIRAALPTIRYLIEHGAKVILASHLGRPKGKVVEELRLDAVAKRLGELLERPVAKTNEAVGDEVKAAVDRLNEGDVLLLENVRFYPGEEKNDPELAKAFAELADLYVNDAFGAAHRAHASTEGIAHYLPAVAGFLMEKELEVLGKALSNPDRPFTAIIGGAKVKDKIGVIDNLLEKVDNLIIGGGLAYTFVKALGHDVGKSLLEEDKIELAKSFMEKAKEKGVRFYMPVDVVVADRFANDANTKVVPIDAIPADWSALDIGPKTRELYRDVIRESKLVVWNGPMGVFEMDAFAHGTKAIAEALAEALDTYSVIGGGDSAAAVEKFGLADKMDHISTGGGASLEFMEGKQLPGVVALEDK; encoded by the coding sequence ATGAACAAGAAGACGATCCGCGACGTTGATGTGAGGGGAAAGCGCGTCTTTTGCCGCGTCGATTTCAACGTTCCGATGGAGCAAGGCGCTATCACCGATGACACGCGCATTCGCGCCGCACTCCCGACGATCCGCTATTTGATCGAGCACGGGGCGAAAGTCATTTTGGCGAGCCACCTCGGCCGCCCGAAAGGAAAAGTGGTCGAAGAATTGCGTTTGGATGCCGTTGCGAAGCGGCTCGGCGAGCTGCTTGAACGGCCGGTTGCCAAAACGAATGAAGCGGTCGGCGATGAGGTGAAAGCGGCGGTCGACCGTTTGAACGAAGGCGATGTGCTCTTGCTTGAGAACGTCCGTTTTTACCCTGGCGAAGAGAAAAATGATCCCGAGCTCGCCAAAGCGTTTGCGGAGCTTGCGGATCTATATGTCAACGATGCGTTCGGCGCCGCCCATCGCGCTCATGCGTCGACGGAAGGCATCGCCCATTACTTGCCGGCGGTGGCCGGATTTTTGATGGAAAAAGAACTTGAAGTGCTTGGCAAGGCGCTTTCGAATCCGGACCGCCCGTTTACAGCGATCATCGGCGGGGCGAAAGTGAAAGACAAAATCGGCGTCATCGACAATTTGCTTGAAAAAGTCGACAACTTGATCATCGGCGGCGGACTGGCGTATACGTTCGTCAAAGCGCTCGGCCATGACGTCGGCAAGTCGCTGCTTGAGGAGGACAAAATCGAACTCGCCAAATCGTTTATGGAAAAGGCGAAAGAAAAAGGCGTCCGTTTTTATATGCCGGTGGACGTGGTCGTCGCCGACCGGTTTGCGAACGACGCCAACACGAAAGTCGTGCCGATTGACGCGATTCCAGCCGATTGGTCGGCGCTTGACATCGGCCCGAAAACGCGCGAATTGTACCGCGATGTCATTCGCGAGTCGAAGCTCGTTGTCTGGAACGGCCCGATGGGCGTCTTTGAAATGGACGCGTTCGCCCACGGGACAAAAGCGATCGCCGAAGCACTGGCGGAAGCGCTCGACACCTATTCGGTCATCGGCGGCGGGGATTCGGCGGCGGCGGTTGAGAAATTCGGCTTGGCCGACAAAATGGATCATATCTCCACCGGCGGCGGCGCTTCGCTCGAGTTTATGGAAGGAAAACAGCTGCCGGGTGTCGTCGCACTCGAAGACAAATGA